In Spinacia oleracea cultivar Varoflay chromosome 5, BTI_SOV_V1, whole genome shotgun sequence, a single window of DNA contains:
- the LOC110789607 gene encoding U-box domain-containing protein 17 has protein sequence MATAAAFSSLRRRRSPPLEAFLAPVDLTDGGIIRTLLSVANELVELHSGKKLPFQRKNFMSLVRKIEVFVVVLDFLKDFRSFSRFSYTAILCFKELYLVFYRCKILLDYCSQSSKLWVLLQNQSISGHFHDLNQEISTLLDVVPIKELGLSEDVREQIELLQRQLSRNKCFVDKRDEMLRHRLYSFLYEFEKGQIPDTNDLWFFFVDQLRIRDARSCRAEIDFLEEQIVNHEGDVEPTASVLNGFVALTRYCRFLLFGFEEEEMEMGAESHNKMRKGLMTQEIADTFLTIPKDFCCPISLDLMQDPVIVSTGQTYDRSSISRWLDEGHYSCPKTGQMLAHTRLIPNRALRNLITKWSAAQGIPYEQPEGAEFSSELAAASSTKAAVTANQATAYLLIQQLASGSEDAQAIAAREIRLLSKTGKENRAFIAEAGAVPHLRRLLLSKNAIAQENSVTAMLNLSIHDKNKGKIMDEEGCLSSIVDVLRFGQTTEARENAAATLFSLSAVHNYKKRIADENGAVEALANLLRDGTPRGKKDAVTALFNLSTHTENCLRMIEAGAVTEVVGAIGVDGVSEEAAGALALIVRHPAGAEAVGREEMAVAGLLGLMRCGTPRGKENAVAALLELCRSGGAATTEKVLKAPTLASLLQTLLFTGTKRARRKAASLARVFQRRENAALHYGGLGVGYQLAGNSITNRDTSFIRDVSVPMSISVPVAQG, from the coding sequence ATGGCAACAGCGGCTGCATTTTCGTCGTTGCGCCGACGAAGGTCACCGCCTTTGGAGGCATTTCTTGCTCCGGTGGACCTGACAGATGGAGGAATTATCAGAACGTTGTTATCTGTAGCTAATGAATTAGTTGAATTGCATTCTGGGAAGAAATTGCCATTTCAGAGGAAGAATTTCATGTCTCTAGTTAGGAAGATTGAGgtgtttgttgttgttttggatTTCCTGAAGGATTTTCGATCGTTTTCGAGGTTTTCTTACACGGCGATTTTGTGCTTTAAAGAGCTTTACTTGGTGTTCTATAGGTGCAAAATATTGTTGGATTATTGTTCACAATCTAGTAAGTTGTGGGTCCTTTTGCAAAACCAGTCAATTTCAGGGCATTTTCATGATCTTAATCAAGAAATATCGACCCTTTTGGATGTTGTTCCAATTAAAGAGCTTGGTTTGAGTGAGGATGTTAGGGAGCAGATTGAGTTGTTGCAGAGACAGTTGAGTAGAAATAAGTGCTTTGTGGATAAGCGCGATGAGATGTTAAGGCATCGGTTGTATTCTTTCTTGTATGAATTTGAGAAGGGGCAGATACCTGATACAAATGACCTTTGGTTTTTCTTTGTCGACCAGTTGAGGATTCGCGATGCCAGAAGTTGCAGGGCGGAAATTGACTTCTTAGAGGAGCAAATTGTTAATCATGAGGGTGATGTAGAACCCACTGCTTCAGTGCTTAATGGGTTTGTGGCCCTCACACGTTATTGCAGGTTCTTGCTATTTGGGTTTGAAGAGGAAGAGATGGAAATGGGAGCTGAGAGCCACAACAAAATGAGGAAAGGACTGATGACTCAAGAAATAGCTGATACTTTCCTCACAATTCCAAAGGATTTTTGTTGCCCCATATCGTTGGATTTGATGCAAGATCCAGTGATTGTATCTACTGGGCAGACCTATGACCGTTCTTCAATATCAAGGTGGTTGGATGAAGGACATTACAGTTGTCCGAAGACAGGTCAAATGCTTGCCCATACAAGGCTGATTCCTAATCGGGCGCTTAGAAATCTGATTACAAAATGGTCTGCAGCTCAGGGAATTCCTTATGAGCAACCAGAGGGTGCAGAGTTCTCTTCAGAACTTGCTGCTGCTTCATCTACAAAAGCTGCAGTTACAGCAAACCAGGCTACAGCTTATCTCCTTATCCAGCAACTTGCTTCGGGGTCAGAGGACGCACAAGCAATTGCTGCCCGGGAGATCCGGTTGTTGTCAAAAACAGGGAAGGAGAACCGTGCTTTTATTGCAGAAGCTGGTGCAGTTCCTCATCTCAGGCGGCTGTTGTTATCAAAAAATGCAATTGCTCAAGAGAATTCTGTCACTGCAATGCTTAACTTATCCATCCATGACAAGAATAAGGGGAAAATCATGGATGAAGAAGGGTGTTTGAGTTCTATTGTTGATGTTTTAAGGTTTGGGCAAACAACAGAGGCCAGAGAAAATGCGGCTGCTACCTTGTTTAGCCTATCAGCAGTTCATAACTATAAGAAGAGAATTGCTGATGAAAATGGGGCAGTTGAAGCTCTTGCTAACCTGTTGAGGGATGGGACTCCCCGAGGGAAGAAAGATGCAGTGACTGCTCTGTTTAATCTTTCAACACATACAGAAAATTGTTTGCGGATGATAGAAGCAGGGGCAGTGACAGAAGTTGTGGGAGCTATAGGAGTTGACGGGGTATCAGAAGAGGCAGCAGGGGCATTGGCTTTGATAGTGAGGCATCCTGCTGGGGCTGAGGCTGTGGGCAGGGAGGAAATGGCGGTGGCTGGTTTGCTCGGATTGATGCGTTGTGGAACCCCCCGAGGAAAGGAGAATGCAGTTGCTGCATTGCTTGAGCTTTGTCGGAGTGGTGGGGCTGCTACCACCGAGAAGGTGCTCAAAGCACCGACCTTGGCAAGTTTACTTCAAACCTTACTGTTTACTGGGACAAAACGGGCTAGGAGAAAGGCAGCCTCCCTTGCCAGGGTTTTCCAAAGACGAGAGAATGCAGCGTTGCATTATGGTGGTTTAGGTGTTGGATATCAGTTAGCTGGGAACTCAATAACGAATAGAGATACAAGCTTTATTCGTGATGTGTCCGTGCCCATGTCAATATCAGTTCCCGTTGCGCAAGGGTAA
- the LOC110789608 gene encoding uncharacterized protein isoform X1, with translation MGKLLKNSYLLFMFWTLACCKGSFSEKNETEMYKSAIGDPGMQRDGLRVAIESWNQCNEVGQETPNFGSPRAADCFDLLEDPRKKDCNYTIQHKVTEQDNILGVGSPIPGGSSESLNNVDLYAAEKEVYLGSKCQVEDKPNPWQFWMIMLKNGNMDTYAALCPKDGEKVGPYGPDTRFDCFGKGCMSHPTMHHNYTTLVRGTTLRGRFYGTWDVDVDVDVDIDIDIDSSKVGVIDEANNISFYSVTWEKEIGKGSWVFRHVLKTSKRYPWLMLYLRSDTTQGFSGGYHYDTRGMIKTKNLESPNFKVRFKLNVTKGGGPKTQFYLMDMGSCWKNNGQPCDGDVTSDVTRYSEMIINPDTESWCRPDRLQLCPPYHTFPNGTRVYRNDTKNYPYDAYHMYCSPGNGKYLEEPNSRCDPFSNPQPQEILQILPHPVWGEYGYPTKKGEGWIGNPKTWLLHVGRLSQTLYFYQDPGTKPIKRRWTSIDLGVEVYRDPDQVIEWTVTDFDILVPGDTSSIQSNNKSVF, from the exons ATGGGAAAGTTGTTAAAAaatagttatttattgtttatgtTTTGGACATTGGCATGTTGTAAGGGAAGTTTTTCTGAGAAGAATGAAACAGAGATGTATAAATCAGCTATAGGTGATCCAGGAATGCAAAGAGATGGGTTGAGAGTGGCCATTGAATCATGGAACCAATGCAATGAAGTCGGCCAAGAAACTCCCAACTTTGGGAGTCCAAGAGCTGCTGATTGTTTTGATCTTCTTG AAGATCCAAGGAAGAAGGATTGTAATTACACAATACAACACAAAGTGACAGAGCAAGACAACATACTAGGAGTAGGGAGCCCAATTCCGGGAGGAAGCTCAGAATCCTTGAACAATGTAGACCTATATGCAGCAGAAAAAGAAGTTTATTTAGGGTCAAAATGTCAAGTAGAAGACAAGCCAAACCCATGGCAATTCTGGATGATCATGttaaaaaatggaaatatggacaCCTATGCTGCCTTATGCCCTAAGGATGGCGAGAAAGTTGGCCCTTATGGACCTGATACTCGCTTTGATTGTTTTGGAAAAGGATGTATGAGCCACCCTACCATGCACCATAACTACACTACATTAGTAAGGGGAACTACTCTAAGGGGGCGATTTTACGGGACATGggatgttgatgttgatgttgatgttgatattgatattgatattgattCGAGCAAAGTAGGAGTAATTGATGAAGCAAACAATATATCTTTCTATTCTGTCACTTGGGAAAAGGAAATTGGGAAAGGGAGTTGGGTTTTTCGACACGTTCTTAAGACCTCTAAGAGGTATCCTTGGTTGATGCTTTACTTGAGATCAGATACTACCCAAGGGTTTTCAGGTGGTTACCATTATGATACTAGAGGAATGATAAAAACA AAAAATCTAGAATCACCCAACTTCAAAGTAAGATTCAAGTTGAATGTAACTAAAGGAGGGGGTCCAAAGACTCAGTTCTACTTAATGGATATGGGAAGCTGTTGGAAGAACAACGGGCAGCCGTGTGATGGAGATGTTACTTCAGATGTTACACGATACAGTGAGATGATCATCAACCCTGACACTGAATCCTGGTGCAGACCTGATAGGTTGCAGCTTTGCCCACCTTATCATACCTTCCCAAATGGAACTCGTGTTTATCGAAACGACACAAAAAACTACCCATATGATGCGTATCACATGTACTGTTCCCCAGGAAATGGCAAGTATTTAGAAGAACCTAACAGCAGATGTGATCCTTTTAGCAACCCACAACCTCAAGAAATATTGCAGATTTTACCTCACCCGGTATGGGGTGAATATGGTTACCCTACAAAGAAAGGGGAAGGTTGGATTGGCAATCCCAAGACTTGGTTGCTTCATGTGGGGAGACTCTCGCAAACTTTATATTTTTACCAG GATCCAGGAACTAAACCTATCAAAAGGCGATGGACATCCATAGATTTAGGAGTTGAAGTATATAGAGACCCTGATCAAGTTATAGAATGGACTGTCACCGACTTTGACATCCTTGTACCAGGAGACACTTCTTCGATTCAAAGTAACAATAAGTCGGTATTTTAG
- the LOC110789608 gene encoding uncharacterized protein isoform X2: MGKLLKNSYLLFMFWTLACCKGSFSEKNETEMYKSAIGDPGMQRDGLRVAIESWNQCNEVGQETPNFGSPRAADCFDLLDPRKKDCNYTIQHKVTEQDNILGVGSPIPGGSSESLNNVDLYAAEKEVYLGSKCQVEDKPNPWQFWMIMLKNGNMDTYAALCPKDGEKVGPYGPDTRFDCFGKGCMSHPTMHHNYTTLVRGTTLRGRFYGTWDVDVDVDVDIDIDIDSSKVGVIDEANNISFYSVTWEKEIGKGSWVFRHVLKTSKRYPWLMLYLRSDTTQGFSGGYHYDTRGMIKTKNLESPNFKVRFKLNVTKGGGPKTQFYLMDMGSCWKNNGQPCDGDVTSDVTRYSEMIINPDTESWCRPDRLQLCPPYHTFPNGTRVYRNDTKNYPYDAYHMYCSPGNGKYLEEPNSRCDPFSNPQPQEILQILPHPVWGEYGYPTKKGEGWIGNPKTWLLHVGRLSQTLYFYQDPGTKPIKRRWTSIDLGVEVYRDPDQVIEWTVTDFDILVPGDTSSIQSNNKSVF; the protein is encoded by the exons ATGGGAAAGTTGTTAAAAaatagttatttattgtttatgtTTTGGACATTGGCATGTTGTAAGGGAAGTTTTTCTGAGAAGAATGAAACAGAGATGTATAAATCAGCTATAGGTGATCCAGGAATGCAAAGAGATGGGTTGAGAGTGGCCATTGAATCATGGAACCAATGCAATGAAGTCGGCCAAGAAACTCCCAACTTTGGGAGTCCAAGAGCTGCTGATTGTTTTGATCTTCTTG ATCCAAGGAAGAAGGATTGTAATTACACAATACAACACAAAGTGACAGAGCAAGACAACATACTAGGAGTAGGGAGCCCAATTCCGGGAGGAAGCTCAGAATCCTTGAACAATGTAGACCTATATGCAGCAGAAAAAGAAGTTTATTTAGGGTCAAAATGTCAAGTAGAAGACAAGCCAAACCCATGGCAATTCTGGATGATCATGttaaaaaatggaaatatggacaCCTATGCTGCCTTATGCCCTAAGGATGGCGAGAAAGTTGGCCCTTATGGACCTGATACTCGCTTTGATTGTTTTGGAAAAGGATGTATGAGCCACCCTACCATGCACCATAACTACACTACATTAGTAAGGGGAACTACTCTAAGGGGGCGATTTTACGGGACATGggatgttgatgttgatgttgatgttgatattgatattgatattgattCGAGCAAAGTAGGAGTAATTGATGAAGCAAACAATATATCTTTCTATTCTGTCACTTGGGAAAAGGAAATTGGGAAAGGGAGTTGGGTTTTTCGACACGTTCTTAAGACCTCTAAGAGGTATCCTTGGTTGATGCTTTACTTGAGATCAGATACTACCCAAGGGTTTTCAGGTGGTTACCATTATGATACTAGAGGAATGATAAAAACA AAAAATCTAGAATCACCCAACTTCAAAGTAAGATTCAAGTTGAATGTAACTAAAGGAGGGGGTCCAAAGACTCAGTTCTACTTAATGGATATGGGAAGCTGTTGGAAGAACAACGGGCAGCCGTGTGATGGAGATGTTACTTCAGATGTTACACGATACAGTGAGATGATCATCAACCCTGACACTGAATCCTGGTGCAGACCTGATAGGTTGCAGCTTTGCCCACCTTATCATACCTTCCCAAATGGAACTCGTGTTTATCGAAACGACACAAAAAACTACCCATATGATGCGTATCACATGTACTGTTCCCCAGGAAATGGCAAGTATTTAGAAGAACCTAACAGCAGATGTGATCCTTTTAGCAACCCACAACCTCAAGAAATATTGCAGATTTTACCTCACCCGGTATGGGGTGAATATGGTTACCCTACAAAGAAAGGGGAAGGTTGGATTGGCAATCCCAAGACTTGGTTGCTTCATGTGGGGAGACTCTCGCAAACTTTATATTTTTACCAG GATCCAGGAACTAAACCTATCAAAAGGCGATGGACATCCATAGATTTAGGAGTTGAAGTATATAGAGACCCTGATCAAGTTATAGAATGGACTGTCACCGACTTTGACATCCTTGTACCAGGAGACACTTCTTCGATTCAAAGTAACAATAAGTCGGTATTTTAG
- the LOC130461577 gene encoding zinc finger BED domain-containing protein RICESLEEPER 2-like yields the protein MKQEQLINFMPSDKSAGANHSEFVSALHNDSFKVYDIEKKKLKALLKTVDRISLTTDLWRSRPQKIEYMVLTAHFVDPQWKLQKRVLNFVHLPPPRKGPNIADCILTCLREWEIEDKIFTISVDNATANDSCIQILKDNFASNGRLLCNGRLFHVRCCAHILNIMVQHGLQQVKSIIERVHDSVDFLNSSEARLKRFGELVSQYNLQSRKLVLECKTRWNSTYDMLDCAIKFRKVFPRYALHDNSYDCCPDDDEWEKIEKLLQDLKVFKDTTNIISGSEYPTSNLFLTEVHRVKVLLDQKAESPDDFVKSMVQNMKQRFDKYWGECNMLMSIGAVLDPRLKLRVLEITFPKLFPSHVARENISKVRELIYQLYDEYVRMHSSFTDEESSECEVASSVVE from the exons ATGAAACAAGAGCAATTGATTAACTTTATGCCATCTGATAAAAGTGCTGGTGCAAACCATTCTGAATTTGTTAGTGCTTTGCATAATG ACTCCTTCAAAGTGTACGACATTGAGAAGAAGAAACTGAAAGCATTGTTGAAAACAGTAGATCGAATTAGCTTGACTACAGATTTGTGGCGATCAAGGCCTCAAAAGATCGAATACATGGTTTTAACAGCTCATTTTGTAGATCCGCAATGGAAGCTTCAGAAGCGGGTGCTCAATTTTGTCCACTTGCCTCCTCCACGTAAAGGTCCTAATATAGCAGATTGCATCTTAACATGCTTAAGAGAGTGGGAAATTGAAGACAAA ATTTTCACAATCTCGGTGGACAATGCAACTGCAAATGATTCTTGTATTCAAATTTTGAAGGATAATTTTGCATCTAATGGAAGGTTGTTATGCAATGGAAGGTTATTTCATGTGCGTTGTTGTGCACATATCCTCAATATAATGGTTCAACATGGGCTTCAACAAGTGAAGAGCATCATTGAAAGAGTACATGACAGCGTGGACTTTTTGAACTCAAGTGAAGCACGACTTAAACGGTTTGGTGAGCTTGTTAGCCAATACAACTTGCAATCACGGAAATTAGTCCTTGAATGCAAGACTCGCTGGAATTCAACTTATGATATGTTGGATTGTGCTATCAAGTTTAGAAAGGTATTTCCTAGATATGctttacatgataatagttatGATTGCTGTCCTGATGATGATGAGTGGGAAAAGATTGAAAAATTGCTTCAAGACTTAAAAGTTTTTAAAGACACTACTAACATCATATCAGGTTCAGAATATCCAACTTCTAACTTGTTTCTTACTGAGGTGCATAGAGTTAAAGTCCTGTTGGATCAAAAAGCTGAGTCTCCTGATGATTTTGTTAAGAGTATGGTTCAAAACATGAAACAAAGGTTCGACAAGTATTGGGGTGAATGCAATATGCTTATGTCAATAGGAGCTGTATTGGACCCAAGATTAAAATTGAGGGTTCTAGAGATTACATTCCCCAAACTGTTTCCTTCACATGTAGCTCGGGAAAACATTAGTAAAGTTAGAGAACTAATATATCAATTGTATGACGAATATGTGAGAATGCATTCTTCCTTTACTGATGAAGAAAGTTCAGAATGTGAAGTTGCTTCAAGTGTTGTGGAATGA